A genome region from Panicum virgatum strain AP13 chromosome 4K, P.virgatum_v5, whole genome shotgun sequence includes the following:
- the LOC120702661 gene encoding mediator of RNA polymerase II transcription subunit 13-like isoform X1, with protein MWTNIFKIGELQTVSWFQFLPIEPDASTTKERSSKAEQKDALNNIVLSAYLHLQSEGLLSTWTNSFVGPWDPSQGEHNPDEKIKLWLFLPGRHSVVPEMAQTAVNKLRVASNGLWVAPGNSEEVAAALSQALRNSLERSLRGLSYARFGDVFTKYNPPTRNQNSFRRAQPTVEFVFAATEEAIFVHVVISARYVRNLCSDDIEKVLTHSPRSVGEGLPVVVAPSGMLGRLVGCCPSDLVRQVYPSKSSAASLPGFTQPTVCQLRGQSYYVEVALGFPAASADKVSESEHIQIKKEMDSVKDSQLGVDGQRKVESPDSLPVLERTFIYPPEAVLVPMVHQAFVRFSSKRMCLQGLLGGSLWEAWPFWNFSPSSYFQNSSFLGSSRGLGVNSNFLRLRRKKNKCNGTASSISSVSSTSDGSERAVATEGDLLADADSMACRQSDMPSNNDNAGSKMVSKRPRSEIMEVSSHAGKDVSENVQGANGQVGRPWGWDDEGVVMDINILLSEFGDFSDFFQEEELDFGEPPGTAESHALVIPASDGGDVTFTDSPSTAMDIPEQRLSPVGFTSLDAFDHQIMAPAQDVVSKVQEPQKDIATPAQSQSLVLPSGRFDYLTKAEAMLTFAPEYAAVEVSVAQMPASFFTNPYLPRSKKPGSSSFSSRVYSYDVTQSSQIESAGDKPEKPSKLTSGNPLRDVDSSNLYTLVQGRKKESEKSLSSTDIQPSKGETSPPISGVTSFSSSLVSQRKSDSMFNAGYFLLSIKTALATEIECITFQAALCRIRHTLLSLRSKASAEFNSAMSSFMQTDVSNKSDLTPKYDIRKKETMPIRLSSDVEHETHDRSLMESVGVWRPVVTPKGSNSLDALSAKTLAGASPSLSMQRQPVVDLLFAMALLVQQSTSFVDISLDMDDGDGSFFWLSLDEQKRRGFSCDPSMVHAGCGGLLGTCHSKDCAGVDLVDPLCAEVSESSMFSLLQSDIRTALKVAFVNMDGPLSVIDWCRGRSNPAESAASGDAYSFQYSIGDIREPSSTMSIGGDSMSPPQPTSSNRGTSELDHQKGYHRVRPTIAVLPSPSVLVGYQDDWLKASVNGLKTWEKAPFEPYASPKPVTYYALCPDIDMLTSAATDFFLQLGTVYEVCKLGTHSPQNSGGQMELSPGKYLPSGLVLVECPDQLKKVGNNYLSPISSISDYLQAFSKHWSVKSFVTSVSRILRDIKLTSSISTNQKDSSSGPCTVIYVVCPFPDPCAILQTLVESSVALGYVISSPERERKSLYFQVAKAQNSSASADEASASNVVMLSGFSIPKLVLQIVTIETVLRIDKPSNELAVLKDIAFTVYNKARRIPRAVSTNDMFQSPTYLGRSQSTMMHVTSPAPTLWKECLVPRMSGPTLSRETDFDAPMRSATWDNSWQPARAGGLLDPSKIPDLCAQDDRKYAFEPLFILADPGSVDPNASMESSKSGADAGGSGVYGSISGSTSDSGVSPLLDGSESDRAASLHCCYGWTEDWRWLVCIWTDSRGELLDSLIFPFGGISSRQDTKVLQSLFIQILQQGCQIMSSSPEASNMRPRDVIITRTGGFLELEIQEWQKAIYSFGGNEVKKWPVQLRRSIPEGISSNSNGPTLQQQDMTLIQDRNMPSSPNPLYSPHSKASYMKGGLGQSGNKKQILVEQTGMDSSRGSLHLVRSISLVAVSQDHSLHLTCQADLLTRPASGEGNQGGSGPSSYLEGFTPVKSIGSMPATHSYLLVPSPSMRYLSPATLQLPTCLTSESPPLAHLLHSKGTAIPLAMGYVISKAIPPIRRDSAQVTREDRPSVLSISIIDHYGGSIGTVQEKMSRGPGGSNMSKQARNFTQETSTRDYEMEMHNVLETVAAELHSLSWLTVSPVYTERRTTLPFHCDMVLRLRRLLHYADRHLTQTGRGETA; from the exons ATGTGGACCAACATTTTCAAAATA GGCGAGCTCCAAACAGTTTCATGGTTTCAGTTTCTTCCTATTGAACCGGATGCAAGCACAACTAAAGAGAGAAG TTCAAAGGCTGAGCAGAAAGATGCTCTTAATAACATTGTGCTGTCGGCATATCTTCACTTACAAAGTGAAGGTTTGCTAAGTACCTGGACGAATTCCTTTGTTGGTCCATGGGATCCATCTCAAGGAGAGCATAACCCTG ACGAGAAGATCAAGCTCTGGTTGTTTCTTCCTGGCCGCCACTCAGTGGTACCTGAAATGGCCCAAACTGCTGTAAACAAACTAAGAG TTGCGTCAAATGGTTTATGGGTAGCCCCAGGCAACTCAGAAGAAGTAGCAGCTGCACTGTCTCAGGCCTTAAGAAATTCTTTAGAAAG ATCACTAAGAGGGCTTTCCTATGCAAGATTTGGCGATGTTTTTACAAAATACAACCCCCCTACAAGAAATCAAAACAGCTTTAG GCGAGCACAGCCTACAGTAGAGTTTGTCTTTGCTGCCACCGAGGAAGCAATATTTGTGCACGTGGTAATATCTGCCAG GTACGTGCGGAACCTTTGTAGTGATGACATAGAGAAAGTTCTCACTCATTCTCCTCGCTCTGTTGGTGAAGGTCTTCCAG TTGTTGTTGCTCCTAGTGGAATGCTGGGTAGGCTTGTTGGCTGTTGTCCGAGTGATCTTGTGAGACAAGTATATCCAAG CAAATCCTCAGCAGCTAGTTTGCCAGGTTTTACTCAACCTACTGTATGTCAGCTGAGAGGCCAAAGTTACTATGTTGAAGTTGCACTTGGCTTTCCTGCTGCTTCAGCTGACAAAGTTTCTGAATCAGAACATATTCAGATTAAAAAAGAAATGGATTCAGTGAAGGACTCTCAGTTGGGTGTTGATGGACAGAGAAAAGTAGAATCACCTGATAGCCTTCCAGTTCTTGAGAGGACATTCATTTACCCACCTGAGGCTGTTTTGGTACCTATGGTCCATCAAGCATTCGTGCGTTTTTCGAGCAAAAG AATGTGTTTACAGGGCTTGCTGGGAGGTTCATTATGGGAGGCATGGCCATTCTGGAATTTTTCTCCATCTTCTTACTTTCAGAACAG CTCTTTCCTCGGATCTTCTCGTGGACTTGGAGTGAATTCTAATTTTCTTAGactaagaagaaaaaagaacaagtgcaacGGCACAGCTAGTAGTATTAGTAGTGTGAGTAGCACTTCTGATGGAAGTGAACGTGCAGTTGCTACTGAAGGCGATCTTTTAGCTGATGCTGACTCTATGGCATGCCGTCAGTCTGATATGCCTTCCAACAATGACAATGCTGGTAGCAAGATG GTATCCAAACGGCCCCGTTCTGAAATAATGGAAGTTTCTTCTCATGCTGGCAAAGATGTCAGTGAAAATGTACAAGGCGCAAATGGTCAAGTTGGGCGCCCTTGGGGCTGGGATGATGAGGGTGTTGTGATGGACATCAATATACTTCTCTCAGAGTTTGGAGATTTTAGTGACTTCTTTCAAGAAGAGGAGTTAGATTTTGGTGAG CCTCCAGGTACTGCTGAATCACATGCTCTAGTAATTCCTGCTTCCGATGGTGGAGATGTCACATTCACAGATAGTCCATCCACAGCAATGGATATCCCTGAACAAAGACTTTCTCCTGTTGGTTTCACGTCTTTGGATGCATTTGACCACCAAATTATGGCCCCTGCTCAGGATGTTGTTTCTAAAGTTCAAGAACCTCAGAAAGATATTGCAACACCTGCACAATCCCAGTCGTTAGTTTTACCGTCTGGAAGATTTGATTATCTTACCAAGGCTGAAGCAATGCTCACATTTGCTCCAGAATATGCAGCTGTTGAAGTTTCTGTTGCTCAGATGCCAGCATCCTTTTTTACAAATCCGTACTTGCCCAGATCAAAGAAACCAGGCAGTTCTAGTTTTAGTTCAAGAGTTTATTCATATGATGTTACACAAAGTTCTCAAATTGAGTCCGCAGGAGACAAACCTGAGAAGCCTTCTAAACTAACATCTGGCAATCCTTTACGTGACGTTGATTCATCAAACTTATACACACTTGTCCAAGGTAGGAAGAAAGAGAGTGAGAAGAGCTTAAGCAGTACTGACATACAGCCAAGTAAGGGAGAAACATCACCACCTATTTCTGGTGTGACTTCATTTAGTTCTTCTCTTGTTTCACAAAGGAAGAGTGACAGCATGTTTAATGCCGGGTATTTTCTGCTATCTATTAAGACTGCTCTTGCAACTGAAATTGAATGCATCACCTTCCAGGCTGCCTTGTGCAGAATTAGGCATACCCTATTGTCTTTGAGAAGCAAGGCGTCTGCTGAGTTTAACAGCGCAATGTCTAGTTTTATGCAGACAGATGTCAGCAATAAATCAGACCTCACCCCCAAGTATGACATAAGAAAGAAAGAAACGATGCCCATAAGGTTGTCCAGTGATGTTGAGCATGAAACTCATGACAGATCCTTAATGGAAAGTGTGGGAGTTTGGAGGCCGGTTGTTACTCCTAAAGGGTCAAACTCCCTTGACGCTTTGTCTGCTAAAACATTAGCTGGTGCAAGCCCAAGTCTGTCTATGCAAAGGCAGCCTGTTGTGGATCTTCTCTTTGCCATGGCGCTGCTCGTTCAACAATCTACTTCATTTGTTGATATTTCACTTGATATGGATGATGGGGATGGTTCTTTTTTCTGGCTTTCCCTGGATGAGCAAAAGAGACGTGGGTTTTCTTGTGATCCTTCAATGGTTCATGCTGGCTGTGGTGGTCTATTAGGAACATGCCATTCGAAGGATTGTGCTGGTGTTGATTTAGTTGATCCACTTTGTGCTGAG GTTTCAGAGTCATCCATGTTTAGCTTGTTGCAGTCAGATATAAGGACAGCTCTCAAAGTTGCCTTTGTAAACATGGATGGCCCATTATCAGTGATTGATTGGTGCAGGGGTCGAAGCAATCCAGCTGAGTCAGCAGCTTCGGGAGATGCATACTCCTTTCAGTACTCCATTGGTGATATCCGGGAGCCGTCAAGCACTATGTCCATTGGTGGAGATTCAATGAGCCCACCTCAGCCGACCAGTAGCAACCGAG GCACTTCAGAGCTTGACCACCAAAAGGGATATCACCGTGTCAGACCAACCATCGCTGTCCTCCCTTCACCTTCTGTGCTTGTCGG TTACCAGGATGATTGGTTGAAGGCCTCAGTGAATGGTCTTAAGACTTGGGAGAAGGCTCCTTTTGAACCTTATGCCTCGCCCAAGCCT GTTACTTACTATGCACTGTGCCCCGACATTGATATGCTTACTTCAGCAGCCACTGATTTTTTCTTGCAGCTTGGAACAG TTTATGAAGTTTGCAAACTGGGAACTCATTCACCACAAAACAGTGGAGGTCAAATGGAACTGTCCCCTGGAAAATATTTGCCTTCAGGACTTGTTCTAGTTGAGTGTCCTGATCAGTTGAAGAAGGTTGGCAACAACTACTTAAGTCCCATCAGTTCGATAAGTGACTATCTTCAAGCTTTTTCGAAACATTGGAGTGTGAAAAGCTTTGTAACATCTGTGTCGAGGATACTCAGGGATATAAAACTCACTTCAAGCATCTCTACAAATCAAAAAGACAGCAGTAGTGGACCTTGCACT GTAATTTATGTGGTCTGCCCATTTCCAGATCCCTGTGCAATTCTACAGACACTAGTAGAATCTTCTGTTGCTCTTGGATATGTTATTTCGTCCCCAGAGAGGGAAAGGAAGTCACTATATTTCCAGGTTGCCAAAGCACAAAACAGCAGTGCTTCTGCAGATGAAGCATCGGCATCAAATGTTGTAATGCTATCTGGGTTCAGTATACCTAAGCTCGTCTTGCAGATTGTTACTATTGAAACCGTACTGAGAATTGATAAGCCAAGCAATGAGCTTGCTGTTTTGAAGGACATAGCATTCACGGTGTACAACAAGGCGCGACGAATCCCACGAGCTGTTTCCACAAATGACATGTTTCAGTCACCTACTTATTTGGGTAGATCTCAGTCTACGATGATGCATGTTACATCGCCTGCACCTACACTTTGGAAAGAATGTTTAGTTCCTCGGATGTCTGGACCAACTCTCTCGAGAGAGACAGATTTTGATGCACCCATGAGGTCGGCTACATGGGATAACTCATGGCAGCCTGCTCGTGCTGGAGGACTGCTGGACCCTAGTAAGATCCCAGATTTATGTGCTCAAGATGATAGGAAGTATGCTTTTGAGCCACTTTTCATACTAGCAGACCCTGGGTCTGTTGATCCTAATGCTTCAATGGAATCATCAAAATCTGGAGCAGATGCTGGTGGCAGCGGGGTTTATGGATCAATCTCAGGAAGCACCTCTGATAGTGGTGTGAGCCCTCTACTCGATGGATCTGAGAGTGACAGAGCAGCAAGTCTCCATTGCTGCTATGGTTGGACTGAGGACTGGCGATGGTTAGTATGCATCTGGACAGATTCTAGAGGAGAGTTATTGGATAGCCTAATATTTCCTTTTGGTGGTATTAGTAGCCGCCAAGACACTAAAGTTCTCCAAAGTCTTTTCATTCAAATTCTGCAGCAGGGTTGTCAAATAATGTCGTCTTCACCTGAGGCTAGCAATATGCGACCAAGAGATGTCATAATAACTCGTACCGGAGGTTTTCTTGAACTTGAAATTCAAG AATGGCAAAAGGCAATATATTCTTTTGGTGGTAATGAAGTCAAGAAGTGGCCCGTGCAGTTACGGCGATCCATACCTGAGGGTATTTCATCTAATTCCAATGGTCCTACACTCCAGCAGCAAGACATGACGTTGATTCAAGATAGAAACATGCCTTCCTCACCAAATCCTTTGTACAGTCCTCATTCAAAAGCAAGTTACATGAAAGGTGGACTTGGACAATCAGGCAACAAAAAGCAGATCCTAGTGGAACAAACTGGGATGGACAGTTCAAGGGGTTCACTGCACTTAGTTCGGAGCATCAGTTTGGTTGCAGTTTCCCAAGATCATTCATTGCATCTCACATGTCAAGCAGATCTGTTGACCCGGCCTGCTTCTG GTGAAGGCAATCAAGGTGGCAGTGGTCCTTCAAGTTACTTGGAAGGCTTCACTCCAGTGAAGTCCATTGGGTCGATGCCAGCAACACATTCATATCTCCTAGTTCCTTCTCCAAGTATGAGATACCTTTCTCCAGCAACATTACAGCTCCCAACATGCCTGACATCAGAATCTCCACCGCTTGCCCATCTATTGCACAGCAAAGGGACTGCAATTCCCTTGGCAATGGGCTACGTCATCTCCAAAGCCATCCCACCCATAAGAAGGGACTCTGCACAGGTTACCAGGGAGGATCGGCCCTCTGTTCTCTCGATTAGCATCATTGATCACTATGGGGGCAGCATTGGCACAGTTCAAGAAAAGATGAGTCGAGGCCCTGGTGGCAGCAACATGAGCAAGCAGGCAAGGAACTTCACTCAGGAGACATCGACTAGAGACTATGAGATGGAGATGCATAATGTGCTGGAAACCGTGGCCGCCGAGCTTCACTCCCTTTCCTGGTTGACAGTAAGCCCGGTATACACGGAAAGGCGCACCACTCTGCCCTTCCACTGTGACATGGTCCTAAGGTTGAGGCGGCTTCTGCACTATGCTGATCGGCATCTAACTCAAACCGGCAGAGGAGAGACGGCTTAG
- the LOC120702661 gene encoding mediator of RNA polymerase II transcription subunit 13-like isoform X2 — MAQTAVNKLRVASNGLWVAPGNSEEVAAALSQALRNSLERSLRGLSYARFGDVFTKYNPPTRNQNSFRRAQPTVEFVFAATEEAIFVHVVISARYVRNLCSDDIEKVLTHSPRSVGEGLPVVVAPSGMLGRLVGCCPSDLVRQVYPSKSSAASLPGFTQPTVCQLRGQSYYVEVALGFPAASADKVSESEHIQIKKEMDSVKDSQLGVDGQRKVESPDSLPVLERTFIYPPEAVLVPMVHQAFVRFSSKRMCLQGLLGGSLWEAWPFWNFSPSSYFQNSSFLGSSRGLGVNSNFLRLRRKKNKCNGTASSISSVSSTSDGSERAVATEGDLLADADSMACRQSDMPSNNDNAGSKMVSKRPRSEIMEVSSHAGKDVSENVQGANGQVGRPWGWDDEGVVMDINILLSEFGDFSDFFQEEELDFGEPPGTAESHALVIPASDGGDVTFTDSPSTAMDIPEQRLSPVGFTSLDAFDHQIMAPAQDVVSKVQEPQKDIATPAQSQSLVLPSGRFDYLTKAEAMLTFAPEYAAVEVSVAQMPASFFTNPYLPRSKKPGSSSFSSRVYSYDVTQSSQIESAGDKPEKPSKLTSGNPLRDVDSSNLYTLVQGRKKESEKSLSSTDIQPSKGETSPPISGVTSFSSSLVSQRKSDSMFNAGYFLLSIKTALATEIECITFQAALCRIRHTLLSLRSKASAEFNSAMSSFMQTDVSNKSDLTPKYDIRKKETMPIRLSSDVEHETHDRSLMESVGVWRPVVTPKGSNSLDALSAKTLAGASPSLSMQRQPVVDLLFAMALLVQQSTSFVDISLDMDDGDGSFFWLSLDEQKRRGFSCDPSMVHAGCGGLLGTCHSKDCAGVDLVDPLCAEVSESSMFSLLQSDIRTALKVAFVNMDGPLSVIDWCRGRSNPAESAASGDAYSFQYSIGDIREPSSTMSIGGDSMSPPQPTSSNRGTSELDHQKGYHRVRPTIAVLPSPSVLVGYQDDWLKASVNGLKTWEKAPFEPYASPKPVTYYALCPDIDMLTSAATDFFLQLGTVYEVCKLGTHSPQNSGGQMELSPGKYLPSGLVLVECPDQLKKVGNNYLSPISSISDYLQAFSKHWSVKSFVTSVSRILRDIKLTSSISTNQKDSSSGPCTVIYVVCPFPDPCAILQTLVESSVALGYVISSPERERKSLYFQVAKAQNSSASADEASASNVVMLSGFSIPKLVLQIVTIETVLRIDKPSNELAVLKDIAFTVYNKARRIPRAVSTNDMFQSPTYLGRSQSTMMHVTSPAPTLWKECLVPRMSGPTLSRETDFDAPMRSATWDNSWQPARAGGLLDPSKIPDLCAQDDRKYAFEPLFILADPGSVDPNASMESSKSGADAGGSGVYGSISGSTSDSGVSPLLDGSESDRAASLHCCYGWTEDWRWLVCIWTDSRGELLDSLIFPFGGISSRQDTKVLQSLFIQILQQGCQIMSSSPEASNMRPRDVIITRTGGFLELEIQEWQKAIYSFGGNEVKKWPVQLRRSIPEGISSNSNGPTLQQQDMTLIQDRNMPSSPNPLYSPHSKASYMKGGLGQSGNKKQILVEQTGMDSSRGSLHLVRSISLVAVSQDHSLHLTCQADLLTRPASGEGNQGGSGPSSYLEGFTPVKSIGSMPATHSYLLVPSPSMRYLSPATLQLPTCLTSESPPLAHLLHSKGTAIPLAMGYVISKAIPPIRRDSAQVTREDRPSVLSISIIDHYGGSIGTVQEKMSRGPGGSNMSKQARNFTQETSTRDYEMEMHNVLETVAAELHSLSWLTVSPVYTERRTTLPFHCDMVLRLRRLLHYADRHLTQTGRGETA, encoded by the exons ATGGCCCAAACTGCTGTAAACAAACTAAGAG TTGCGTCAAATGGTTTATGGGTAGCCCCAGGCAACTCAGAAGAAGTAGCAGCTGCACTGTCTCAGGCCTTAAGAAATTCTTTAGAAAG ATCACTAAGAGGGCTTTCCTATGCAAGATTTGGCGATGTTTTTACAAAATACAACCCCCCTACAAGAAATCAAAACAGCTTTAG GCGAGCACAGCCTACAGTAGAGTTTGTCTTTGCTGCCACCGAGGAAGCAATATTTGTGCACGTGGTAATATCTGCCAG GTACGTGCGGAACCTTTGTAGTGATGACATAGAGAAAGTTCTCACTCATTCTCCTCGCTCTGTTGGTGAAGGTCTTCCAG TTGTTGTTGCTCCTAGTGGAATGCTGGGTAGGCTTGTTGGCTGTTGTCCGAGTGATCTTGTGAGACAAGTATATCCAAG CAAATCCTCAGCAGCTAGTTTGCCAGGTTTTACTCAACCTACTGTATGTCAGCTGAGAGGCCAAAGTTACTATGTTGAAGTTGCACTTGGCTTTCCTGCTGCTTCAGCTGACAAAGTTTCTGAATCAGAACATATTCAGATTAAAAAAGAAATGGATTCAGTGAAGGACTCTCAGTTGGGTGTTGATGGACAGAGAAAAGTAGAATCACCTGATAGCCTTCCAGTTCTTGAGAGGACATTCATTTACCCACCTGAGGCTGTTTTGGTACCTATGGTCCATCAAGCATTCGTGCGTTTTTCGAGCAAAAG AATGTGTTTACAGGGCTTGCTGGGAGGTTCATTATGGGAGGCATGGCCATTCTGGAATTTTTCTCCATCTTCTTACTTTCAGAACAG CTCTTTCCTCGGATCTTCTCGTGGACTTGGAGTGAATTCTAATTTTCTTAGactaagaagaaaaaagaacaagtgcaacGGCACAGCTAGTAGTATTAGTAGTGTGAGTAGCACTTCTGATGGAAGTGAACGTGCAGTTGCTACTGAAGGCGATCTTTTAGCTGATGCTGACTCTATGGCATGCCGTCAGTCTGATATGCCTTCCAACAATGACAATGCTGGTAGCAAGATG GTATCCAAACGGCCCCGTTCTGAAATAATGGAAGTTTCTTCTCATGCTGGCAAAGATGTCAGTGAAAATGTACAAGGCGCAAATGGTCAAGTTGGGCGCCCTTGGGGCTGGGATGATGAGGGTGTTGTGATGGACATCAATATACTTCTCTCAGAGTTTGGAGATTTTAGTGACTTCTTTCAAGAAGAGGAGTTAGATTTTGGTGAG CCTCCAGGTACTGCTGAATCACATGCTCTAGTAATTCCTGCTTCCGATGGTGGAGATGTCACATTCACAGATAGTCCATCCACAGCAATGGATATCCCTGAACAAAGACTTTCTCCTGTTGGTTTCACGTCTTTGGATGCATTTGACCACCAAATTATGGCCCCTGCTCAGGATGTTGTTTCTAAAGTTCAAGAACCTCAGAAAGATATTGCAACACCTGCACAATCCCAGTCGTTAGTTTTACCGTCTGGAAGATTTGATTATCTTACCAAGGCTGAAGCAATGCTCACATTTGCTCCAGAATATGCAGCTGTTGAAGTTTCTGTTGCTCAGATGCCAGCATCCTTTTTTACAAATCCGTACTTGCCCAGATCAAAGAAACCAGGCAGTTCTAGTTTTAGTTCAAGAGTTTATTCATATGATGTTACACAAAGTTCTCAAATTGAGTCCGCAGGAGACAAACCTGAGAAGCCTTCTAAACTAACATCTGGCAATCCTTTACGTGACGTTGATTCATCAAACTTATACACACTTGTCCAAGGTAGGAAGAAAGAGAGTGAGAAGAGCTTAAGCAGTACTGACATACAGCCAAGTAAGGGAGAAACATCACCACCTATTTCTGGTGTGACTTCATTTAGTTCTTCTCTTGTTTCACAAAGGAAGAGTGACAGCATGTTTAATGCCGGGTATTTTCTGCTATCTATTAAGACTGCTCTTGCAACTGAAATTGAATGCATCACCTTCCAGGCTGCCTTGTGCAGAATTAGGCATACCCTATTGTCTTTGAGAAGCAAGGCGTCTGCTGAGTTTAACAGCGCAATGTCTAGTTTTATGCAGACAGATGTCAGCAATAAATCAGACCTCACCCCCAAGTATGACATAAGAAAGAAAGAAACGATGCCCATAAGGTTGTCCAGTGATGTTGAGCATGAAACTCATGACAGATCCTTAATGGAAAGTGTGGGAGTTTGGAGGCCGGTTGTTACTCCTAAAGGGTCAAACTCCCTTGACGCTTTGTCTGCTAAAACATTAGCTGGTGCAAGCCCAAGTCTGTCTATGCAAAGGCAGCCTGTTGTGGATCTTCTCTTTGCCATGGCGCTGCTCGTTCAACAATCTACTTCATTTGTTGATATTTCACTTGATATGGATGATGGGGATGGTTCTTTTTTCTGGCTTTCCCTGGATGAGCAAAAGAGACGTGGGTTTTCTTGTGATCCTTCAATGGTTCATGCTGGCTGTGGTGGTCTATTAGGAACATGCCATTCGAAGGATTGTGCTGGTGTTGATTTAGTTGATCCACTTTGTGCTGAG GTTTCAGAGTCATCCATGTTTAGCTTGTTGCAGTCAGATATAAGGACAGCTCTCAAAGTTGCCTTTGTAAACATGGATGGCCCATTATCAGTGATTGATTGGTGCAGGGGTCGAAGCAATCCAGCTGAGTCAGCAGCTTCGGGAGATGCATACTCCTTTCAGTACTCCATTGGTGATATCCGGGAGCCGTCAAGCACTATGTCCATTGGTGGAGATTCAATGAGCCCACCTCAGCCGACCAGTAGCAACCGAG GCACTTCAGAGCTTGACCACCAAAAGGGATATCACCGTGTCAGACCAACCATCGCTGTCCTCCCTTCACCTTCTGTGCTTGTCGG TTACCAGGATGATTGGTTGAAGGCCTCAGTGAATGGTCTTAAGACTTGGGAGAAGGCTCCTTTTGAACCTTATGCCTCGCCCAAGCCT GTTACTTACTATGCACTGTGCCCCGACATTGATATGCTTACTTCAGCAGCCACTGATTTTTTCTTGCAGCTTGGAACAG TTTATGAAGTTTGCAAACTGGGAACTCATTCACCACAAAACAGTGGAGGTCAAATGGAACTGTCCCCTGGAAAATATTTGCCTTCAGGACTTGTTCTAGTTGAGTGTCCTGATCAGTTGAAGAAGGTTGGCAACAACTACTTAAGTCCCATCAGTTCGATAAGTGACTATCTTCAAGCTTTTTCGAAACATTGGAGTGTGAAAAGCTTTGTAACATCTGTGTCGAGGATACTCAGGGATATAAAACTCACTTCAAGCATCTCTACAAATCAAAAAGACAGCAGTAGTGGACCTTGCACT GTAATTTATGTGGTCTGCCCATTTCCAGATCCCTGTGCAATTCTACAGACACTAGTAGAATCTTCTGTTGCTCTTGGATATGTTATTTCGTCCCCAGAGAGGGAAAGGAAGTCACTATATTTCCAGGTTGCCAAAGCACAAAACAGCAGTGCTTCTGCAGATGAAGCATCGGCATCAAATGTTGTAATGCTATCTGGGTTCAGTATACCTAAGCTCGTCTTGCAGATTGTTACTATTGAAACCGTACTGAGAATTGATAAGCCAAGCAATGAGCTTGCTGTTTTGAAGGACATAGCATTCACGGTGTACAACAAGGCGCGACGAATCCCACGAGCTGTTTCCACAAATGACATGTTTCAGTCACCTACTTATTTGGGTAGATCTCAGTCTACGATGATGCATGTTACATCGCCTGCACCTACACTTTGGAAAGAATGTTTAGTTCCTCGGATGTCTGGACCAACTCTCTCGAGAGAGACAGATTTTGATGCACCCATGAGGTCGGCTACATGGGATAACTCATGGCAGCCTGCTCGTGCTGGAGGACTGCTGGACCCTAGTAAGATCCCAGATTTATGTGCTCAAGATGATAGGAAGTATGCTTTTGAGCCACTTTTCATACTAGCAGACCCTGGGTCTGTTGATCCTAATGCTTCAATGGAATCATCAAAATCTGGAGCAGATGCTGGTGGCAGCGGGGTTTATGGATCAATCTCAGGAAGCACCTCTGATAGTGGTGTGAGCCCTCTACTCGATGGATCTGAGAGTGACAGAGCAGCAAGTCTCCATTGCTGCTATGGTTGGACTGAGGACTGGCGATGGTTAGTATGCATCTGGACAGATTCTAGAGGAGAGTTATTGGATAGCCTAATATTTCCTTTTGGTGGTATTAGTAGCCGCCAAGACACTAAAGTTCTCCAAAGTCTTTTCATTCAAATTCTGCAGCAGGGTTGTCAAATAATGTCGTCTTCACCTGAGGCTAGCAATATGCGACCAAGAGATGTCATAATAACTCGTACCGGAGGTTTTCTTGAACTTGAAATTCAAG AATGGCAAAAGGCAATATATTCTTTTGGTGGTAATGAAGTCAAGAAGTGGCCCGTGCAGTTACGGCGATCCATACCTGAGGGTATTTCATCTAATTCCAATGGTCCTACACTCCAGCAGCAAGACATGACGTTGATTCAAGATAGAAACATGCCTTCCTCACCAAATCCTTTGTACAGTCCTCATTCAAAAGCAAGTTACATGAAAGGTGGACTTGGACAATCAGGCAACAAAAAGCAGATCCTAGTGGAACAAACTGGGATGGACAGTTCAAGGGGTTCACTGCACTTAGTTCGGAGCATCAGTTTGGTTGCAGTTTCCCAAGATCATTCATTGCATCTCACATGTCAAGCAGATCTGTTGACCCGGCCTGCTTCTG GTGAAGGCAATCAAGGTGGCAGTGGTCCTTCAAGTTACTTGGAAGGCTTCACTCCAGTGAAGTCCATTGGGTCGATGCCAGCAACACATTCATATCTCCTAGTTCCTTCTCCAAGTATGAGATACCTTTCTCCAGCAACATTACAGCTCCCAACATGCCTGACATCAGAATCTCCACCGCTTGCCCATCTATTGCACAGCAAAGGGACTGCAATTCCCTTGGCAATGGGCTACGTCATCTCCAAAGCCATCCCACCCATAAGAAGGGACTCTGCACAGGTTACCAGGGAGGATCGGCCCTCTGTTCTCTCGATTAGCATCATTGATCACTATGGGGGCAGCATTGGCACAGTTCAAGAAAAGATGAGTCGAGGCCCTGGTGGCAGCAACATGAGCAAGCAGGCAAGGAACTTCACTCAGGAGACATCGACTAGAGACTATGAGATGGAGATGCATAATGTGCTGGAAACCGTGGCCGCCGAGCTTCACTCCCTTTCCTGGTTGACAGTAAGCCCGGTATACACGGAAAGGCGCACCACTCTGCCCTTCCACTGTGACATGGTCCTAAGGTTGAGGCGGCTTCTGCACTATGCTGATCGGCATCTAACTCAAACCGGCAGAGGAGAGACGGCTTAG